The genomic interval TAATTCACTAGAAATTTCTTTTTGTATGAAGACTTTATCGACTTCTTTTCCTGCCTGAATTGCTTCTATAATGGCTCTAATGCCAAATATTTGATGTTCTTTTTCCATGGAACAAATATAGTTAATATGTTTCTATAAAAAAACCGCTCTGAATGAACAGAGCGGTTTATATATAAGTGTAACTAAATCTTAATTAGATTATAGTGGACTTTGTACAATTAATGGGTTAGCATCAATTTCTGCTTGAGGAACTTGGAATGTGAATCTGTTATCTCCAGCAGGAATGTTTAATCTTCCAAAAGTTGGGTGATTTGTTCCAGTGTAATCTCTAGTAAGAGCAACTCCTAAACGTTTCATGTCAAACCAAGCGTAACCTTCTCCCCATAACTCAATTCTTTTTTGAAGAATGATTTCATTGATCAAAGCTGAACCTGAATTAGTAGATAATGTATAAGCTGGGTTTCTTGTAATTGTAATATCATACAGAACTTGTTTTGCAGCCGCTTCATTTCCTGATTTTGCTAAAGCTTCAGCTTCAATATAGTATAATGAAGCAGATCTCAAATAGATATAATCTCCAGAATCGATTGTAGGATCTCTAAATTTAGTATTAGCATACACAGGTAATGTAGGGTAAAGAGGATTTCCTCCTACTGGTACGAATGCTTTTTTTCTGTAATCTGTTGCAGGAATACTAGCGTAAAGACGTGAATCTATGTTTTTGTAAACTTGTAGACCTCCAGCATATCCTGAATCATTTGTGTTGTCAAAATGACCAAAGAAACTTGCTACGAATGTACTTTGAGCAGATGTAATTGTTGCTCCCCACATTGTTTCACCACCTGTAGTGATGTCGTAGAATCCACTATTCCAATCTGTTTCACTAAGTAAAGTGTATCCTTGTCTTGCAGCATTTGCGGTAGTAGCTGCTAGTGCATATTTACCTTCTTCTAAGTAAACATCAGCTAAGAATGCTCTTGCAACAGATTGATCCAATCCATCTTTGTTTGCACGTGTAAAACCTTGAAGTGATTCAATAGCTTTTGTTAAATCACTTTCGATAACAGTATAAACCTCTGCAACTGTAGCTCTAGCTTTACCCTCTAATGATACCTCTGTATACAAAGGAACACATAGTTTTGCTTCATTTCCTACATAAGTAGGTCCGTACATACGCGCTAGCATGAAGTAGAAATAACCTCTTAAAGCTAAAGCTTGTCCTCTTAATGCTTTTAAACTTGCATCATCAGTATCAGCAGGAATAGCATTGATAACTGTATTAGCAGTTTTAATTTGAGGATAGTACATACTCCAAGCTAATTTTGATCTAGAGTTAGTTTGAGTTCTTCCTAAATAGTTGTAGAAAGATCCATACCAGCTAGATATTGTCATTAATTCATCATTAGACATTAAGTCTGTCGCTGAAAGAATAGATTTGTGACCATAATCTTCGTGGCTTCCAGGAACAGATAGACCATAAGATCTTAAAGCTGAATAGATACCTGCAATAATCGCTTTATTTGCTTCTGCAGATGTTGCAAGCTGTTCGTCATTTATTGTTGATTCAGGCTGTGTGTCAAGAAAATCTTTTTCACAGCTTGTAAGTACCAACAAGGACATTGTTATAATTAATAATTTTTTCATGTTCTTAGAAATTTACTGTTAAACCAAAAGAGATCGTTCTCATTACTCCATACACATTTAAAGACTGACCATTGTTTGATCTAGTACCTAAATTGTTCAATCTAGGATCCATACCTTTTCTTTCTGACCATAGCGCTAAATTAGTTCCCATTACACTAAATTTTGTAGATGAAATACCAAGATCTGTAAGTGTGCTATTTTTGAAATCGTAAGATAACGAAACATCTTGAATACTGATGTAATCAGATTTTGTTAAGAAGAAATCAGAAGTTGCCATCTGTAAATCAGAAATGTGATCAATTCTAGGAATATTAGAAGTTGGGTTGTCAACTGTCCAAGCTTTTTGTACATCTCTATGGTAGTTTTGTCCAATATTGTCTGGTCCAGAGTACATTGCGCTTGCATAAACTCCATCATACATGTATCCTCCAAATTGATAAGCAAAACTAGCTTGTAATGTTAAGTTTTTGTAACGAACAACAGTTCCAAAACCTCCATATACATCTGGGTTTGCATCTTTGTCACTTAAGTACTGAGTAGCATTTCCGTAAACGTTAGTTGTAGTTTTACCAGTTACAGCTCCTGAAGCATCTTTTACATCCATATACCATAAAGCATCTCCATTTGTTTGGTCAACACCTGCAAACTGTCTTAAGAAATAAGCATAAGCTGGAGCTCCAACTTGGAAACGGAAGATTCCAGATGTAAATGGACTTGGTAATGATGTTACTTCATTTTTGTAATGTGTACCATTTGCCCAAATGTTAAAGTCAAAGTCTTGAGTTTTAACGATATCAATTCCTAAGTTAACCTCAATACCTTTATTAGCCATATCTCCAATGTTCTCACTAACAAAGTTTGTTCCTGTAGAAGGAGAAAGTGGTTTGTTGTAAATTAAATCACTTACTTTTCTTTCGAAATACTCAGCTTCAATGTTCACTCTGTTGAATAATTCAATTTCGAATCCAACGTTCATGTTTTTAGAAACCTCCCATTTGATGTCTTTGTTTCCAGTAAATACTTGAAGTACTGTTGCGTTTCCGTCAGCATCTGGAACAATTTCGTATTGATTTTGGTAAGCATAGTAGTTTCTTGCAAAACCAAAATAGCTACGGTGGTTGATTTGTGTACTTGCAGGATAGAAAATGTTGTCATTTCCTTGTTCTCCATAACTTCCTTTAATTCTTAAGTCTGTAACAACTTTAGATTGTGGGAAGAAAGATTCTTTAGCAACAGACCATGCAGCTCCAAATCCGTAGAAGTTACCCCATCTGTTATCTGGGTGGAATACTGAAGATCCATCTCTTCTGAAACTTGCATTAACAAAGTATTTATCTTTGTAGCTGTAATTTGCTCTTGAGAAGTATCCTTCAACTTTGTAAAGGTCATTATAACCATCTACATAGTTGTATTTCGTTGCATTACTTAATACAGGTAAACCAGGGATAACAACTCCACTTTTTTGACCTGCTAACATTTTTGATGTAAAGTCAGAAGACTCGTGACCTACAAGAATATCAAGGTTATGATTACCTAAAGATTTTTTCCAAGATAATAATTGTTGGTTTGTTATAGTATAATCATTTTGAGTAGCAGTACCAATTCTACCATTTACTCCAAAGTCATCACCACCTTCTCCAGTTGTACTGTTTAAGTAGTATCCAGACATTAAATCATAACCAAGGTTATATCTGAAGTTGAAATCTTTTAAGAAATCAATAGATACATATCCTCTAGCTCCAAATTTGTTTTCTTGATTTAAATTTGTGTTTAATAATGTAGTCGCATATGGATTTAAGTTTCCTCCATAAGGACGATTTTCTGGACGATTTGGGTCATTATTGAATTCGTAAACTCTAGCTCCGTTTTGATCTAGGATAAAGTTTCCAGCTGCATCTCTTTGCCATATTTTGTAAATAGGTGCAATGTTTCTTGACCATCCAAATAAGTTACTGTATGTTGAAGAACCTACTTGAGAAATTGGTGCATTTTGATCTGAATTAGCATAGTTTAAGTTAGCTCCAACTTTAATTTTGCTATTTACATTATAATCAACGTTTGCTCTAACGGTTGCACGTTTAAAGTCTGAATTGATTGTATAACCATTGTCTTTTAAGTATCCAACAGATAAGTAAGAGCTTAGGTTGTCTGTGCTGCTTGATAAACTCAAGAAGTGCTCTGTTCTTGTAGCATCTCTAAAAAGTTCTTTTGCCCAATCATCATGGTACAATAAGCTTGCATTTGGATTGATTTTTCCAGTTGCTGTATTGATTACTTGATTAGCAGGTACATTGTAGTTGTTGTATCCTAATGAATAAGATTCTCCGTTAATTAAAGTATTAGCAGCAATAGTAGATGCATTAGCAGCTGTTTCTCCATCATAGATTAAACCGCTTTTGATTCTTCCATAAACAGTTTCGTAATATTCTCCTGGATCTTTAATCATGTTGTATTCAGGAACTGCTCTAGAGTTAACCCCGATTTTTGTTTCGTAAGTTACTCTTAATTGTCCTTTTTTACCTTTTTTAGTTGTAACAATGATAACACCGTTTGCTCCACGGCTACCATATAATGCATTAGAAGATGCATCTTTCAAGAAACTGATCGATTCGATATCTTGTGTTGCAATTGCATTAATATCTCCATTGTAAGGAATACCATCAACAACATATAAAGGTGCGTTAGAAGATGATAATGATCCTAGACCTCTAAATCTTACTTGAGGTGGATCTCCTGGCTGTCCTGAGTTTGCAGTAATTTGCACACCCGCAACTTTACCAGTTAAAGATTGGATAGCATTTGATGCTTGAGCAGTTTCTAACGCTTTTGCGTCAATTTTTGTAACGGCTCCAGTAATCTCAGATTTTTTCTGAGTACCAAATGCAACTACCACAACTCCTTCAAGTTCTAATGCATCTCCAACAAGTTTTGTGTTAACTGTTGTAGAGGCAGCAGACTCTTCTTTTGCTTTCATTCCAATGTAAGTGAAAACTAGAGTTTGAGTTGGAGTAGCCTTAATAGAATACTTTCCGTCAAAATCTGTTTGAGTTCCTGTTTTAGTTCCTTTAACTAATACACTCACGCCCGGTATTGGCATTCCTGTATTGTCCGAAACAATTCCCGAAACAATTCTTTCTTGCGCAAAAGATAATTGCGCTACTAGTACTAAAAGTAGTACTAACAGTCCATTGAACTTTAGTTTCATTTTTAATTATTTTGAATTAGTATGGCAAAAATCTTAATTAATTGTTAATCTACCTAACATAAAAGTATTTTTTTTACTTTCTCAATATGTTAATTTAACATTTACAGCGTATTTTGCTATATAAATCACAATTCTGTAATTCTATTTTGGTTATTTTATTATTAATACTAATTGGGTATAAAAAACAAAAAACCGCTGGTTTTGCCAGCGGTTTTGAATTTAGTTATAGAAATAACCTAAAAATATTAAAGTTTCGTATCCCAAAATACAGGAACTGTTAATTTATCTCCTCCAATTGCTTGAGAAGCATTTGTCCAGTTAGTTCCGTTAACTGTTTGTTCTGCTGTTGGATAAGTCCATCTTACTGGAACTTTTCCTTCTGCAATTTGAACAGAACTTGGGTGAGAAGTTAATTTAGGGAAATCTAATCTTCTGAAAG from Flavobacterium sp. YJ01 carries:
- a CDS encoding RagB/SusD family nutrient uptake outer membrane protein — protein: MKKLLIITMSLLVLTSCEKDFLDTQPESTINDEQLATSAEANKAIIAGIYSALRSYGLSVPGSHEDYGHKSILSATDLMSNDELMTISSWYGSFYNYLGRTQTNSRSKLAWSMYYPQIKTANTVINAIPADTDDASLKALRGQALALRGYFYFMLARMYGPTYVGNEAKLCVPLYTEVSLEGKARATVAEVYTVIESDLTKAIESLQGFTRANKDGLDQSVARAFLADVYLEEGKYALAATTANAARQGYTLLSETDWNSGFYDITTGGETMWGATITSAQSTFVASFFGHFDNTNDSGYAGGLQVYKNIDSRLYASIPATDYRKKAFVPVGGNPLYPTLPVYANTKFRDPTIDSGDYIYLRSASLYYIEAEALAKSGNEAAAKQVLYDITITRNPAYTLSTNSGSALINEIILQKRIELWGEGYAWFDMKRLGVALTRDYTGTNHPTFGRLNIPAGDNRFTFQVPQAEIDANPLIVQSPL
- a CDS encoding SusC/RagA family TonB-linked outer membrane protein — its product is MKLKFNGLLVLLLVLVAQLSFAQERIVSGIVSDNTGMPIPGVSVLVKGTKTGTQTDFDGKYSIKATPTQTLVFTYIGMKAKEESAASTTVNTKLVGDALELEGVVVVAFGTQKKSEITGAVTKIDAKALETAQASNAIQSLTGKVAGVQITANSGQPGDPPQVRFRGLGSLSSSNAPLYVVDGIPYNGDINAIATQDIESISFLKDASSNALYGSRGANGVIIVTTKKGKKGQLRVTYETKIGVNSRAVPEYNMIKDPGEYYETVYGRIKSGLIYDGETAANASTIAANTLINGESYSLGYNNYNVPANQVINTATGKINPNASLLYHDDWAKELFRDATRTEHFLSLSSSTDNLSSYLSVGYLKDNGYTINSDFKRATVRANVDYNVNSKIKVGANLNYANSDQNAPISQVGSSTYSNLFGWSRNIAPIYKIWQRDAAGNFILDQNGARVYEFNNDPNRPENRPYGGNLNPYATTLLNTNLNQENKFGARGYVSIDFLKDFNFRYNLGYDLMSGYYLNSTTGEGGDDFGVNGRIGTATQNDYTITNQQLLSWKKSLGNHNLDILVGHESSDFTSKMLAGQKSGVVIPGLPVLSNATKYNYVDGYNDLYKVEGYFSRANYSYKDKYFVNASFRRDGSSVFHPDNRWGNFYGFGAAWSVAKESFFPQSKVVTDLRIKGSYGEQGNDNIFYPASTQINHRSYFGFARNYYAYQNQYEIVPDADGNATVLQVFTGNKDIKWEVSKNMNVGFEIELFNRVNIEAEYFERKVSDLIYNKPLSPSTGTNFVSENIGDMANKGIEVNLGIDIVKTQDFDFNIWANGTHYKNEVTSLPSPFTSGIFRFQVGAPAYAYFLRQFAGVDQTNGDALWYMDVKDASGAVTGKTTTNVYGNATQYLSDKDANPDVYGGFGTVVRYKNLTLQASFAYQFGGYMYDGVYASAMYSGPDNIGQNYHRDVQKAWTVDNPTSNIPRIDHISDLQMATSDFFLTKSDYISIQDVSLSYDFKNSTLTDLGISSTKFSVMGTNLALWSERKGMDPRLNNLGTRSNNGQSLNVYGVMRTISFGLTVNF